The proteins below are encoded in one region of Paenibacillus albus:
- a CDS encoding pyridoxal phosphate-dependent aminotransferase gives MDGTKTFQINPANRMTGLPTQFFATLVGKANAQTAKGRDVINLGQGNPDRPTPEHIVAALQDAAPNPLYHRYPPFSGYPFLKQAVAQRYKEDYGVDLDPDKEVAILFGGKTGLIEISQCLLNPGDICLVPDPGYPDYWSGVALAGGRMEYMPLTADNAFLPDYDRVKPDVADKAKLMFINYPNNPTGATADSAFYSRTVEFAAKHGIVVASDFAYGAIGFDGKQPVSFLQTPGAKEVGVEFYTLSKTYNMAGWRVGFALGNPEIISLINLIQDHYYCSLFGGIQAAAAEALTGPQQCVQQLNSAYESRRNAVFEAMNEIGWEASKPSGSFFCWLPVPKGHTSASFSDYVLEHADVVLAPGIGFGTHGESYVRLGLLAPEERLQEAIHRIGKLNLF, from the coding sequence ATGGATGGAACAAAAACATTTCAAATTAACCCGGCAAACCGGATGACCGGTTTGCCTACTCAATTTTTCGCAACACTTGTTGGCAAAGCGAATGCCCAAACGGCTAAAGGCCGCGATGTCATCAACTTGGGACAAGGAAATCCAGACCGGCCAACTCCGGAGCATATTGTTGCTGCGCTTCAAGATGCGGCGCCGAATCCGTTGTATCACCGCTACCCTCCGTTTAGCGGCTATCCGTTTCTGAAACAAGCGGTTGCGCAGCGATACAAAGAAGATTACGGCGTTGACCTTGACCCGGATAAAGAAGTTGCGATTCTGTTTGGCGGCAAGACGGGTCTGATCGAAATTTCGCAATGTCTGCTCAATCCTGGAGACATCTGTCTGGTACCAGATCCAGGTTATCCGGATTACTGGTCCGGCGTCGCGCTAGCAGGCGGCCGCATGGAATATATGCCGCTCACTGCAGACAATGCATTCTTGCCGGATTATGACCGCGTCAAGCCAGACGTGGCGGACAAAGCGAAGCTAATGTTCATAAACTATCCGAACAACCCAACCGGTGCAACGGCCGACTCTGCATTTTATTCGCGTACAGTTGAATTCGCTGCGAAGCACGGCATCGTCGTGGCAAGCGATTTCGCTTATGGCGCTATCGGCTTCGACGGCAAGCAGCCCGTCAGCTTCCTGCAGACACCAGGTGCGAAGGAAGTCGGCGTTGAGTTCTACACGCTGTCCAAAACCTACAACATGGCAGGCTGGCGCGTTGGTTTTGCACTCGGTAATCCAGAAATTATTTCGCTCATCAATCTCATACAAGACCACTACTATTGCAGTCTATTTGGCGGCATTCAAGCTGCAGCTGCAGAAGCGCTAACCGGTCCGCAGCAATGCGTGCAGCAGCTCAATTCCGCTTATGAGAGCCGTCGTAACGCCGTCTTCGAAGCAATGAATGAGATTGGCTGGGAAGCTTCCAAGCCGAGCGGCTCCTTCTTCTGCTGGCTCCCAGTGCCGAAAGGCCATACTTCTGCATCGTTCTCCGACTATGTGCTTGAGCATGCGGATGTCGTTCTCGCTCCAGGTATTGGCTTCGGCACACACGGCGAATCATATGTGCGGCTTGGCTTGCTTGCACCGGAAGAACGGCTGCAGGAAGCGATCCACCGTATAGGCAAATTGAATCTCTTTTAA
- the proB gene encoding glutamate 5-kinase, which yields MTETIVVKIGSSSLTSEEGGINKERIAFFASELASLHEAGFQVLLVTSGAIAAGFKKIGYAARPKLVHEKQAAAAVGQALLMQAYQEAFGSYGTDGGIGVAQILLTRADFSNRKRINNALMTIEELLHRRMVPIINENDTVATDELKFSENDTLSALVGNLVKAKRLIILTDMDGLYTEDPRKNPNAEKIDRVDHITDDILRIAGGAGSSVGTGGMRSKIEAARIAMRGGVPVFIGRVTEPGDLMLAVKDDGKGTYFDTHEHNLTTKKQWLGFHSMPQGRIIVDDGAEKALLLGGKSLLPAGIQSIDGDFHPGDVVEVFNAQQQSLGRGVVNYAAWQVQAVAGLSTEEVRRRVEVSRIEVIHRDEWVTFRA from the coding sequence ATGACGGAAACCATCGTAGTCAAAATCGGCAGCAGCTCTCTAACCTCCGAGGAAGGCGGTATCAACAAGGAACGCATTGCGTTCTTCGCGAGCGAGCTTGCTTCCCTGCACGAAGCCGGCTTTCAAGTGCTGCTCGTCACTTCCGGCGCAATTGCCGCGGGCTTCAAGAAGATCGGCTACGCTGCGCGGCCTAAACTCGTCCATGAGAAACAAGCTGCCGCAGCTGTCGGTCAAGCGCTGCTCATGCAAGCGTACCAAGAAGCATTCGGTTCCTATGGAACAGACGGAGGCATCGGTGTTGCCCAGATTCTGCTCACACGCGCGGATTTCTCCAATCGCAAGCGAATCAACAACGCACTCATGACCATAGAAGAGCTCCTCCATCGGAGAATGGTGCCGATTATCAACGAGAATGATACGGTCGCAACGGATGAGCTTAAATTCAGCGAAAATGACACTTTATCCGCGCTTGTCGGCAATCTCGTGAAAGCGAAGAGGCTTATTATTCTCACCGACATGGACGGCTTGTATACAGAAGATCCACGCAAGAACCCGAATGCCGAGAAGATCGATCGGGTCGATCACATCACAGATGATATTCTGCGTATTGCAGGTGGCGCAGGCTCATCCGTTGGAACCGGTGGTATGCGCTCCAAGATCGAAGCGGCGCGAATCGCAATGCGCGGCGGAGTTCCGGTCTTTATAGGCCGCGTTACAGAACCGGGCGATCTGATGCTCGCAGTGAAGGATGACGGCAAAGGCACTTATTTTGACACCCATGAACATAACTTGACGACGAAGAAGCAGTGGCTCGGCTTCCACTCGATGCCGCAAGGACGAATTATTGTTGACGATGGCGCTGAGAAGGCACTTCTGCTCGGCGGGAAGAGCTTGCTTCCGGCAGGCATTCAAAGCATTGACGGCGACTTCCATCCCGGCGATGTCGTCGAAGTGTTCAACGCCCAGCAGCAATCGCTCGGACGTGGCGTCGTCAATTACGCGGCATGGCAGGTTCAGGCAGTTGCTGGTCTCAGCACCGAGGAAGTGCGCAGACGTGTCGAAGTATCAAGAATTGAAGTCATCCACCGCGATGAATGGGTCACATTTAGAGCTTAG